One window of the Archaeoglobus sulfaticallidus PM70-1 genome contains the following:
- the guaA gene encoding glutamine-hydrolyzing GMP synthase, with product MNVEKFVNKAIEEIRSRVGDGKAIIALSGGVDSSVCTALAYRAIGDKLIPVFVDTGLMRLGEPERIKEIFSDMNLVFIDAREEFLKALKGVEDPEQKRKIIGELFVRIFERVAREKNADYLIQGTIYPDIIESEGGIKSHHNVGGFPIDYEFKGVIEPLRELYKDEVREVARYLGLPEEISERMPFPGPGLAVRIVGEVTPEKVEVVRKANAIVEEELASYDKWQCFAALVGKATGVKGDNRVWGYIISVRAVGSRDGMTADPINIEYDVLRRIALRITGEIPEVARVVYDITPKPPATIEYE from the coding sequence ATGAATGTTGAGAAGTTCGTTAACAAAGCAATTGAGGAGATAAGGAGCAGGGTAGGTGATGGGAAAGCCATAATCGCGTTATCCGGGGGTGTTGATAGCAGCGTATGCACGGCTTTAGCCTACAGGGCTATTGGAGACAAGCTCATTCCTGTTTTTGTTGATACAGGCTTAATGCGATTGGGGGAGCCGGAGAGAATAAAGGAGATATTCAGCGACATGAATCTGGTCTTCATAGATGCGAGGGAAGAATTTCTGAAAGCTTTGAAAGGCGTTGAGGATCCTGAGCAGAAAAGGAAGATAATTGGAGAGCTTTTTGTCAGAATTTTTGAAAGAGTTGCCAGGGAGAAGAATGCGGACTACCTAATACAGGGAACGATATATCCAGACATCATCGAGAGCGAGGGTGGAATCAAAAGCCACCACAATGTTGGTGGATTTCCGATTGACTACGAGTTCAAGGGAGTTATAGAGCCTCTCCGCGAGCTGTACAAAGATGAGGTCAGGGAGGTGGCGAGGTACTTGGGATTACCAGAGGAAATATCTGAGAGAATGCCCTTCCCTGGTCCGGGATTAGCAGTCAGGATCGTTGGAGAGGTTACTCCGGAGAAGGTTGAGGTTGTTAGAAAGGCTAATGCCATAGTTGAGGAGGAACTTGCAAGCTACGATAAATGGCAGTGCTTTGCTGCACTGGTTGGAAAAGCAACAGGAGTTAAAGGAGACAACAGGGTTTGGGGATACATAATATCTGTTAGAGCGGTCGGTTCAAGAGATGGTATGACTGCAGATCCGATAAACATAGAATACGATGTGCTCAGGAGAATTGCACTCAGGATAACTGGCGAGATTCCCGAGGTGGCAAGAGTGGTTTACGACATAACTCCGAAACCTCCAGCGACGATAGAGTACGAGTAG